Proteins encoded within one genomic window of Arcobacter sp. F2176:
- a CDS encoding metalloregulator ArsR/SmtB family transcription factor, producing the protein MEYFLNTIGSINDETRIKILRFIDINGEVCVCDIETSFDMIQSRVSRHLKILKDGGFLNLRREGRWAYYSIRTPMDMFRQSIIKEISYLELDIPTLEKGCEV; encoded by the coding sequence TTGGAATATTTTTTAAATACAATAGGTTCAATAAATGATGAAACACGAATTAAGATTTTAAGATTCATAGATATAAATGGTGAAGTTTGTGTATGTGATATAGAAACTTCATTTGACATGATTCAATCAAGAGTATCAAGACACCTAAAGATTTTAAAAGATGGTGGTTTTTTAAATCTAAGAAGAGAAGGGCGATGGGCATATTATAGTATTAGAACTCCAATGGATATGTTTAGACAATCAATTATTAAAGAGATAAGTTACTTGGAATTAGACATTCCAACATTAGAAAAAGGGTGTGAAGTATGA
- a CDS encoding arsenic transporter: MILSISIFLITLIFVIWQPKGLQIGTTAVIGAIVALVLQVVSLDDVLVVTGIVWDATLAFIGIIILSMVLDEIGFFEWCAIKMAKLSKGNGHLMFVYALVLGSFVSALFANDGAALILTPILLAKMRILKLNAKTILAFLLAGGFISDSASLPFVFSNLTNIVTANYFNIGFIQYLSNMLIPYIVSTFVSIIVLWLVLRNDIPKIIDTSLLKNPDDVLKNKMLFKFSWFFLALLLVGYFIGDRYDLPISLFALGGALIFLGIASYTKSARAWLTIKTAPWQVVWFSIGLYIVVYGLKNAGLTDYLTVILKDLSTHSDFVAVMGTGFISAFLSAIMNNMPTVMIMDIALHDVGNQTLAYANIVGCNLGPKMTPFGSLATLLWLHVLSQKGVKIGFWQYSKFGLIVTPPVLFIVLLTLI, from the coding sequence ATGATTTTATCAATATCTATTTTTTTAATAACTTTAATATTTGTAATTTGGCAACCAAAGGGATTACAAATAGGAACAACAGCTGTAATTGGAGCAATAGTTGCTTTAGTTTTACAAGTGGTTAGTTTAGATGATGTTTTAGTAGTGACAGGAATTGTTTGGGATGCTACTTTAGCTTTTATTGGAATCATTATTTTATCTATGGTTTTAGATGAAATAGGATTTTTTGAGTGGTGTGCAATCAAAATGGCAAAACTATCAAAGGGAAATGGACATTTAATGTTTGTTTATGCCTTAGTTCTTGGTTCTTTTGTATCAGCACTATTTGCAAATGATGGAGCAGCCCTTATTTTAACTCCTATTTTATTAGCAAAAATGAGAATTTTAAAGTTAAATGCCAAAACAATTTTAGCCTTTTTATTAGCTGGTGGATTTATAAGTGATAGTGCTTCTTTACCTTTTGTATTTTCAAATCTTACAAATATAGTAACAGCAAACTATTTTAATATAGGATTTATTCAATATCTATCAAATATGCTTATTCCTTATATTGTTAGTACTTTTGTTTCAATTATTGTTTTATGGTTAGTCTTACGAAATGATATTCCAAAAATAATAGATACTAGCTTACTTAAAAATCCAGATGATGTTTTAAAAAATAAGATGTTATTTAAATTTTCTTGGTTTTTCTTAGCTTTACTTTTAGTTGGTTATTTTATAGGAGATAGATATGATTTACCAATCTCACTTTTTGCCTTAGGTGGCGCTCTTATATTTTTAGGTATCGCTAGTTATACAAAATCTGCTCGTGCTTGGCTTACAATAAAAACTGCACCTTGGCAGGTTGTTTGGTTTAGTATTGGACTATATATAGTTGTTTATGGTTTAAAAAATGCAGGACTTACTGATTATTTAACTGTTATTTTAAAAGATTTAAGTACTCATAGTGATTTTGTAGCAGTGATGGGAACAGGATTTATCAGTGCCTTTTTAAGTGCTATTATGAATAACATGCCAACTGTTATGATAATGGATATAGCACTACATGATGTAGGAAATCAAACTTTAGCTTATGCGAATATTGTAGGATGTAACTTAGGACCAAAGATGACACCATTTGGTTCCCTAGCAACTTTACTTTGGCTTCATGTTTTAAGTCAAAAGGGAGTGAAAATTGGATTTTGGCAATATAGTAAATTTGGGCTTATAGTAACGCCACCTGTACTATTTATAGTTTTATTAACACTAATATAA
- a CDS encoding arsenate reductase ArsC: MNKKVLILCTGNSCRSIIAEALVNSKLEGISADSSGVKASGKVNANAKKLLEDKGMWKEEYHSKTLDTVIDNEYDLIITVCDHANETCPMFPKPVKKIHVGFEDPDGKGFEAFESTFKEIDEVLLPKIIEALK, from the coding sequence ATGAATAAAAAAGTATTAATTTTGTGTACAGGAAATTCTTGTAGAAGTATAATCGCTGAAGCTTTGGTAAATAGTAAACTTGAAGGAATCAGTGCTGATAGTTCTGGTGTAAAAGCTAGTGGAAAAGTCAATGCAAATGCAAAAAAACTACTTGAAGATAAAGGTATGTGGAAAGAGGAGTATCATTCTAAGACTTTAGATACAGTTATTGACAATGAGTATGATTTGATAATTACTGTTTGTGATCATGCAAATGAGACTTGTCCTATGTTTCCAAAACCTGTTAAAAAAATACATGTAGGTTTTGAAGATCCAGATGGAAAAGGTTTTGAAGCTTTTGAAAGTACTTTTAAAGAAATAGATGAGGTTTTATTACCTAAAATCATCGAGGCTTTGAAATAG
- a CDS encoding permease, translating into MFYYWEKLVDFFVYSFLGLNKTDHLATSLHFFIFDTIKIFILLIVIIFLVSYLRTWFNVEKVRAYLQGKSEFTGNILASLFGIITPFCSCSAIPLFLGFIQARIPLGVTFSFLISAPLNNEVAIAMLFGLFGWKITAIYIGFGLVVAIVGGFVIGKLNMEKYILLDIKPMEGCCENPTISFEAKERVKEAWDYTVDIFKKIYLYVIIGVGIGAFIHGYIPTDFIAKYTGGDAWYTVPLAVILGIPMYSSAAGVMPLVEVLTSKGMLLGSALAFMMAVTSLSLPEAMILKRVLHTKLILLFFSIVGFGIILVGYVFNSII; encoded by the coding sequence ATGTTTTATTATTGGGAAAAGTTAGTTGATTTTTTTGTTTATAGTTTTTTAGGTTTAAACAAAACAGACCACTTAGCAACTTCTCTTCACTTTTTTATATTTGATACAATCAAAATATTTATATTATTAATAGTAATTATATTTTTAGTCTCATATTTAAGAACTTGGTTCAATGTAGAAAAAGTAAGAGCTTATCTGCAAGGTAAGTCAGAATTTACAGGAAATATTTTAGCAAGTCTTTTTGGAATCATAACTCCCTTTTGTTCATGTAGTGCTATTCCACTTTTTTTAGGATTTATACAAGCAAGAATTCCTTTAGGTGTTACATTTTCTTTTTTAATATCAGCTCCATTAAATAATGAAGTTGCTATTGCTATGTTATTTGGCTTATTTGGTTGGAAAATAACAGCTATATATATTGGTTTTGGGTTAGTTGTCGCTATAGTTGGAGGTTTTGTAATAGGAAAACTAAATATGGAAAAATATATTTTGCTTGATATAAAGCCTATGGAAGGATGTTGCGAAAATCCAACTATAAGTTTTGAAGCAAAAGAAAGAGTAAAAGAGGCTTGGGATTATACTGTTGACATATTTAAAAAGATATATCTTTATGTGATAATAGGTGTAGGAATTGGAGCTTTTATTCATGGATATATTCCAACTGATTTTATTGCAAAATATACAGGTGGAGATGCTTGGTATACTGTACCGCTAGCTGTAATTTTGGGAATCCCGATGTACTCAAGCGCAGCTGGGGTAATGCCTTTAGTTGAAGTTCTAACTTCAAAAGGTATGCTTTTAGGAAGTGCTTTAGCTTTTATGATGGCTGTTACTTCACTATCTTTGCCAGAAGCTATGATATTAAAAAGAGTTTTACACACTAAATTGATACTACTTTTTTTTAGTATTGTTGGTTTTGGGATAATTTTAGTTGGGTATGTTTTTAACAGTATCATCTAA
- a CDS encoding CoA-binding protein yields the protein MECEFPTVNSNNEEIKEIFSNTKTIAIAGLSPDTSKASNMVARYLQNAGFKIVPIYPKEETILGEKVYRSLEEIPFKIDMVDIFRKPVAIASVVDACIKRGDIDTVWTQLGLVNNEAAKKAEESGMKVVQNKCTKIEHAALF from the coding sequence ATGGAGTGTGAATTTCCAACGGTTAATTCAAATAATGAAGAGATAAAAGAGATATTTAGTAATACTAAAACAATAGCAATTGCAGGACTTTCTCCTGATACTAGTAAAGCTAGTAATATGGTTGCTAGGTATTTACAAAATGCTGGTTTTAAAATAGTACCAATTTATCCAAAAGAAGAGACTATATTAGGTGAAAAGGTTTATAGAAGTTTAGAAGAGATACCTTTTAAAATAGACATGGTTGATATATTTAGAAAACCAGTTGCAATAGCTTCTGTTGTAGATGCTTGCATAAAAAGAGGAGATATTGATACTGTATGGACCCAGTTGGGGCTTGTAAATAATGAAGCTGCTAAAAAAGCAGAAGAATCAGGTATGAAAGTAGTACAAAATAAATGTACTAAAATAGAGCACGCGGCTCTGTTTTAA
- a CDS encoding HAMP domain-containing sensor histidine kinase, translated as MNFKSIYKQFYQKLIIATSLFIITLSFLFYGYTKATIYEGIKESLFNDAKIIYQISVNNEQTEDNFNIITNSGIIVDIVTIEDLTEVKYKDYRQDDKYYIEILYPFDLKNHKFIKIIKNVDYAISMLNKIFNNVILLSIGGLIMVVLYAFTVSKTLLRPIIQITDKLSNMNENYLTKIDKNGLPIEFHPLANSINKLTNRIQTFVMFKKELFVGAAHELKTPLAVMKLKNEVTLMKQREPEKYQETLKLNIQQINDMNKMISSILDIGRQEGAQFEKAEELDLVQYMKRKANDFRMLSAEKKITITYYASVNNFYTSIQPTLFNQILQNFMQNAIKFTPVDKSIAIVLDRINDKAVLTITDEGIGIDESMDLFAPFKRFGEESGAGLGLFLAKNAADALGANITLKNRTDDKSGTVAIIELLNNPHLKHLSKLKTEPRALF; from the coding sequence GTGAATTTCAAAAGCATTTATAAGCAATTTTATCAAAAACTTATAATTGCTACTTCACTTTTTATAATCACCCTTTCATTTTTATTTTACGGTTATACAAAAGCTACAATTTATGAAGGTATCAAAGAAAGTCTTTTCAATGATGCCAAAATCATCTACCAAATAAGTGTCAATAACGAACAAACAGAAGATAACTTTAATATTATTACAAACTCTGGAATTATTGTAGATATTGTTACGATAGAAGATCTTACAGAAGTTAAATACAAAGATTATCGACAAGATGATAAATATTATATTGAAATCTTATATCCATTTGATCTTAAAAATCACAAATTTATCAAAATAATAAAAAATGTTGACTATGCAATCTCAATGCTTAATAAGATATTTAATAATGTAATATTACTCTCTATTGGTGGATTGATTATGGTTGTTTTATATGCATTTACAGTATCTAAGACCCTTTTAAGACCAATTATTCAAATAACTGATAAATTATCAAATATGAATGAAAACTATTTAACAAAAATAGATAAAAATGGACTACCAATAGAATTTCATCCATTGGCAAACTCTATTAATAAACTTACAAATAGAATACAGACTTTTGTTATGTTTAAAAAAGAACTTTTTGTTGGTGCTGCCCATGAGCTCAAAACTCCTCTTGCTGTTATGAAATTAAAAAATGAAGTAACTCTTATGAAGCAAAGAGAACCAGAAAAATATCAAGAAACTTTAAAACTAAATATACAACAAATAAATGATATGAATAAAATGATTTCATCTATTTTAGATATAGGTAGACAAGAAGGTGCTCAATTTGAAAAAGCAGAAGAGTTAGATTTAGTTCAATATATGAAAAGAAAAGCAAATGACTTTAGAATGTTAAGTGCTGAGAAAAAAATAACAATAACATATTATGCAAGTGTAAATAACTTTTATACTTCTATTCAACCTACACTATTTAATCAAATACTACAAAACTTTATGCAAAATGCTATTAAATTTACACCCGTAGATAAAAGTATAGCAATAGTACTAGATAGAATAAATGATAAAGCCGTATTAACAATAACTGATGAAGGTATTGGTATTGATGAATCTATGGATTTATTTGCTCCATTTAAGAGATTTGGGGAAGAAAGTGGTGCAGGACTTGGATTATTTTTAGCAAAAAATGCAGCTGATGCTTTAGGTGCTAATATTACATTAAAAAATAGAACAGATGATAAAAGTGGAACTGTTGCAATAATAGAATTGCTAAACAATCCACACTTAAAACATCTAAGTAAACTTAAAACAGAGCCGCGTGCTCTATTTTAG
- the hsrA gene encoding homeostatic response regulator transcription factor HsrA: MRILIIEDEITLNRTLQEGLTDFGYQVDSAENYKDAEYFIDIRNYDLILTDWMLPDGDGIELCKIVKNRSSRTAVVIISARDDKDSEIEALKAGADDYIKKPFDFDILLARIEARLRFGGTNIIEIDELSINPDEEKILYAGEEIELKGKPFEVLTHLARHRDQIVSKEQLLDAIWEEPELVTPNVIEVAINQIRQKMDKPLNISTIETIRRRGYRFCYPNTDDEPTA, encoded by the coding sequence ATGAGAATTTTAATTATCGAAGATGAAATTACGCTTAACAGAACACTGCAAGAGGGCTTGACTGATTTTGGTTATCAAGTTGACTCAGCAGAAAACTATAAAGATGCAGAATATTTTATAGATATCAGAAATTATGACTTAATATTAACAGACTGGATGTTACCAGATGGTGATGGAATTGAGTTATGTAAAATTGTTAAAAACAGAAGTAGCAGAACAGCAGTTGTTATTATCTCAGCAAGAGATGATAAAGATAGTGAAATCGAAGCATTAAAAGCAGGTGCTGATGATTATATTAAAAAACCATTTGATTTTGATATCTTACTTGCAAGAATTGAAGCAAGATTAAGATTTGGTGGAACAAATATAATTGAAATTGATGAATTATCAATCAATCCTGATGAAGAAAAAATTCTTTATGCTGGTGAAGAGATTGAATTAAAAGGTAAACCTTTTGAAGTATTAACTCACTTAGCAAGACATAGAGATCAAATTGTTTCAAAAGAACAATTACTTGATGCTATTTGGGAAGAACCAGAATTAGTTACTCCAAATGTTATTGAAGTTGCAATCAATCAAATTAGACAAAAAATGGACAAACCATTAAATATCTCTACAATTGAAACAATTAGAAGAAGAGGTTATAGATTCTGTTATCCAAATACTGATGACGAACCTACAGCTTAA
- a CDS encoding peptidyl-prolyl cis-trans isomerase codes for MRKTILSIVTAFALTATTLSAAETFASVNGEDVTTQDVAQLLRGQNVQFENLPKETKDKVISQLIEKKLLTQKAVKSGIEKDEKYKDALSKIKEDLALELWMQKEYSKVKATDAEEKSFYDKNKEKFKTPDTLEASHILVKTEKEANDVIAKLNIAKNKKGSFEELAKKFSIGPTKTKGGYLGKFQAKQMVPEFSEAALKLKKGEYTKKPVKTQFGYHVIYLENKEISKVLPFDKVKDNIEKLIVQEKYAKIIKEEVAKLKKDAKIIIK; via the coding sequence ATGAGAAAAACGATTTTAAGTATTGTTACAGCTTTCGCATTGACAGCTACAACATTAAGTGCAGCTGAAACTTTCGCATCTGTTAATGGTGAAGATGTAACAACACAAGATGTTGCGCAACTTTTAAGAGGACAAAATGTTCAATTTGAAAATCTTCCAAAAGAGACAAAAGATAAAGTTATTAGTCAATTAATTGAAAAAAAACTATTAACACAAAAAGCTGTTAAAAGTGGTATAGAAAAAGATGAAAAATATAAAGATGCATTGTCAAAAATTAAAGAAGACTTAGCATTAGAATTATGGATGCAAAAAGAGTATTCAAAAGTAAAAGCAACTGATGCAGAAGAAAAAAGTTTTTATGATAAGAACAAAGAGAAGTTCAAAACACCTGATACTTTAGAAGCTAGTCATATTTTAGTTAAAACTGAAAAAGAAGCTAATGATGTTATTGCAAAACTAAATATTGCAAAAAATAAAAAAGGTTCGTTTGAAGAGTTAGCAAAAAAATTCTCAATAGGACCAACAAAAACAAAAGGTGGATATTTAGGAAAATTCCAAGCTAAACAAATGGTACCTGAGTTTTCAGAAGCTGCTTTAAAGTTAAAAAAAGGAGAATACACTAAAAAACCAGTTAAAACTCAATTTGGTTATCATGTAATTTATTTAGAGAACAAAGAAATCTCAAAAGTGTTACCTTTTGATAAAGTAAAAGATAACATAGAAAAATTAATTGTTCAAGAAAAATATGCCAAAATTATAAAAGAAGAAGTTGCAAAACTTAAAAAAGATGCAAAAATAATTATTAAGTAA